Proteins found in one Gammaproteobacteria bacterium genomic segment:
- a CDS encoding XRE family transcriptional regulator: protein MIRFRLKELIADREFHTGKRVTFEEIAAATGIHRTTLSKLANQRGYNTTTDNLDKLCNYFGCPIEKLIEHIPDKEVS, encoded by the coding sequence GTGATTCGGTTTCGATTGAAAGAATTGATTGCAGATCGCGAATTCCACACCGGAAAGCGGGTCACCTTTGAGGAAATTGCAGCTGCAACTGGCATTCACAGAACAACCCTTTCCAAACTTGCTAATCAGCGGGGATACAACACAACCACGGACAATCTAGATAAGCTCTGTAATTATTTTGGTTGCCCGATTGAAAAATTGATCGAGCACATTCCTGACAAAGAAGTGAGTTAG